GCAGGGCGCCGCTCTGCGGCTATAATAGCTTTACGGGAAATAATTTTATCGGGGGGAATCTTTTATGAGCATCAAACTTGTCGTCATCATCCAGTGCGAAGTGGCGCGCCGCAGGTGCAGCGGCTTTGCCTGCATGAAATGCTTCTACGACCGCGAAGGATTTTTTGAGGAATGCGGCTACGGCCCTGATACGCGCTACATCGCCTTCGACTGCGGCGGCTGCTGCGGCGGGAGCGTCGCCTCGCACCTTGAGCATCTCTCAAACAAGCTGCGCGCGCAGACCGACGTCAAAAAGGATGAAGTGGCGGTGCATCTCGCCTCCTGCGTGACTACCGACAATTATCATCACGACCGCTGCCCGAACCTCGAATACATCAAGGCCATAGTGCTGAAAAAGGGCTATAAAAATATTGCGTACGGCACCTTCAAAAGCACCAACGCGACAAAAAAGCGCGCAGAAGGCCTTTATAAGGATCACGAAATGGAGACCTTCCACGACTGCGAAGCCGAG
The nucleotide sequence above comes from Cloacibacillus sp.. Encoded proteins:
- a CDS encoding CGGC domain-containing protein; amino-acid sequence: MSIKLVVIIQCEVARRRCSGFACMKCFYDREGFFEECGYGPDTRYIAFDCGGCCGGSVASHLEHLSNKLRAQTDVKKDEVAVHLASCVTTDNYHHDRCPNLEYIKAIVLKKGYKNIAYGTFKSTNATKKRAEGLYKDHEMETFHDCEAE